Proteins encoded in a region of the Terriglobia bacterium genome:
- a CDS encoding BlaI/MecI/CopY family transcriptional regulator produces MRRKSPTLTEQELEIMKVVWELGTATVRDVYETLLARRRIAYTTVMTMMKIMEEKQYLKRRLEGRAFVYEGTRPKKQMIREMVSEFINRVFNGSAEPLLAHLVEDRRLSERELKHIARMIRDNQ; encoded by the coding sequence ATGCGACGAAAAAGCCCGACTCTGACGGAACAGGAACTCGAGATCATGAAGGTCGTCTGGGAGCTCGGCACTGCCACGGTTCGTGATGTCTACGAGACCCTGCTGGCGCGGCGGAGGATCGCCTACACGACCGTCATGACCATGATGAAAATCATGGAAGAAAAGCAGTATTTAAAGCGGCGGCTCGAGGGGCGCGCCTTCGTCTACGAGGGGACGCGGCCCAAGAAGCAGATGATTCGCGAAATGGTGAGCGAGTTCATCAATCGCGTCTTCAACGGCTCCGCCGAGCCGTTGCTGGCCCATCTAGTCGAAGACCGCCGCCTGTCGGAAAGAGAGCTGAAGCACATTGCCAGAATGATCCGGGACAACCAATAG
- a CDS encoding M56 family metallopeptidase has protein sequence MTPQMWLENLAAYSLQVAALIIAGTGLVYLFRLKAPAVLLAFWQALLAVCLLLPAFQPWRQVRHALEGAAQPMGIIYSLPVFPEPDTVPPVPAMTRVRSIPFPTYEIIALTLGAGAVLRLLWLAVGLMRLRHYQNKSRRLSALPESILDMQWRVGVSPEIFLSGHIDTPVTFGWRRPAVLFPESFTEMTESMQRPIACHELLHVERRDWLFIVLEEILRSMFWFHPAVWWALGRIHLSREQVVDREVLRVTGARGPYLESLLHIASLRGRPAAVPAPLLLKERHLVQRVALMLKESKMSKSRLIFSLVAIAAFLLWTGTFAAGWFPLTAPPVTAPPPAALMTMQPSAPVTAPGAATVTAPTPVSPPARTATPAPKAPQQEPMRVGADVQASKLIYKVDPVYPEQARQAKVEGIVNLEVMVDEQGNVASVRVIQGYPLLDQAAMDAVRQWRYSPTILNGQAVRVLATVQVPVGPLSTSARPLVSPTIIFTAGDSSLPVINPAVRPPQGEPMRVGGNVQESKIIRKVDPIYPELARRARVEQMVMLELRINEEGLVSSVRLIKGHPLLDRAAIDAVMQWAYSPTYSNGQAIPVIATATVIFSLSQRYTLDTDGYIKDSEGVPVSISALRENKGLIQVTPAPQTSFDSIQQTLVYLQAQGVDNVRLNSQAYVFTAGRLFYLASDTVTNPPAPDQIVLPPVLDINIDQLAKIAETSGRLPSFGGNATTAINFTVCVDEAGRIVAVLAPGGPFDVPEVVTALKQARVVTPGRHGNIPVPTATKIAIRVSLK, from the coding sequence ATGACCCCACAAATGTGGTTGGAGAACCTGGCAGCATACAGCTTGCAGGTCGCTGCCCTGATCATCGCCGGCACCGGGCTCGTCTACCTCTTCCGGCTGAAAGCGCCGGCCGTGCTGCTGGCCTTCTGGCAGGCTTTGCTCGCCGTCTGCTTGCTGTTGCCCGCTTTCCAGCCTTGGCGGCAGGTCCGGCATGCACTGGAAGGCGCCGCCCAACCGATGGGAATAATATATTCCCTGCCGGTTTTCCCGGAGCCGGACACCGTTCCGCCGGTGCCTGCAATGACCCGCGTGCGATCGATACCCTTCCCCACCTATGAGATCATTGCCTTGACCCTCGGGGCCGGCGCGGTGCTGCGACTGCTGTGGCTGGCTGTGGGCCTGATGCGCCTGCGCCATTATCAGAACAAGTCGCGCAGGCTCTCGGCGCTTCCGGAGTCGATCCTGGACATGCAATGGCGCGTTGGGGTTTCCCCGGAGATCTTCCTCTCGGGGCACATCGACACTCCGGTAACCTTCGGCTGGCGCCGGCCGGCCGTGCTATTTCCGGAGTCCTTCACGGAAATGACGGAGAGCATGCAGCGGCCGATAGCCTGCCATGAGTTGCTGCACGTAGAGCGGCGTGACTGGCTGTTTATCGTGCTCGAAGAAATTCTCCGTTCGATGTTCTGGTTCCATCCCGCCGTCTGGTGGGCGCTGGGAAGAATTCACCTCAGCCGCGAACAGGTGGTGGATCGCGAGGTATTGAGAGTCACGGGCGCGCGGGGTCCTTACCTGGAGTCCCTGCTCCACATAGCGTCGCTGCGGGGCCGGCCTGCGGCCGTACCGGCTCCGCTGCTTCTAAAGGAACGTCACCTGGTACAACGAGTGGCACTCATGCTAAAGGAGTCCAAGATGAGCAAATCAAGGTTGATCTTCAGCCTCGTGGCGATCGCTGCCTTTCTGCTCTGGACCGGCACCTTCGCCGCGGGCTGGTTCCCGCTGACAGCGCCGCCGGTGACGGCACCACCGCCTGCTGCACTCATGACGATGCAACCATCCGCTCCGGTGACGGCACCGGGCGCTGCGACCGTTACGGCGCCGACCCCCGTCAGCCCACCCGCCCGAACGGCGACTCCTGCACCCAAGGCTCCACAACAGGAGCCGATGCGCGTCGGCGCCGATGTCCAGGCTTCGAAGCTGATTTACAAGGTCGACCCGGTTTATCCCGAACAGGCCCGACAGGCCAAAGTTGAAGGGATCGTTAATTTGGAGGTGATGGTCGATGAGCAGGGGAATGTGGCATCGGTAAGAGTGATTCAAGGCTACCCACTGCTCGACCAGGCCGCCATGGACGCCGTAAGACAATGGCGCTATTCCCCAACGATTCTGAACGGTCAGGCCGTCCGGGTACTGGCGACCGTGCAGGTGCCCGTCGGTCCCTTATCCACTTCAGCCCGGCCGCTGGTTTCGCCGACAATCATCTTCACAGCGGGCGATTCGTCATTGCCGGTAATCAACCCGGCAGTGCGGCCTCCGCAAGGCGAACCCATGCGCGTCGGCGGCAACGTCCAGGAGTCGAAGATTATCAGGAAGGTCGATCCGATCTATCCCGAACTGGCGCGGCGGGCGAGGGTGGAACAGATGGTAATGCTGGAGTTGAGGATAAACGAGGAGGGATTGGTATCGAGTGTGAGGCTGATCAAAGGTCATCCCCTGCTCGACCGGGCCGCTATCGATGCCGTGATGCAGTGGGCCTACTCCCCAACCTACTCGAATGGCCAGGCCATCCCGGTCATCGCGACCGCCACGGTGATTTTCAGCCTGAGTCAGCGGTACACGCTGGACACAGATGGATATATCAAAGATTCGGAAGGCGTTCCCGTGTCCATCTCTGCGCTGAGAGAAAACAAAGGCTTGATTCAGGTCACCCCTGCCCCTCAAACCTCGTTCGACTCGATCCAGCAGACACTGGTCTATCTTCAAGCTCAAGGAGTCGATAATGTGCGGCTCAATTCCCAGGCTTATGTCTTCACCGCAGGCCGCCTTTTCTACCTCGCCTCCGATACTGTTACTAATCCGCCGGCTCCCGACCAGATAGTCCTGCCTCCGGTTCTCGACATCAACATCGATCAACTGGCCAAAATTGCCGAGACCTCCGGGCGCCTGCCGAGCTTCGGGGGCAACGCAACGACGGCAATCAACTTTACCGTGTGCGTGGATGAAGCAGGCCGGATCGTTGCCGTTCTAGCGCCGGGGGGTCCGTTTGACGTACCCGAAGTTGTGACCGCGCTGAAGCAGGCCCGTGTCGTCACACCGGGGCGCCACGGCAACATTCCTGTTCCGACCGCTACCAAGATAGCCATCCGCGTCTCGCTCAAGTAA
- a CDS encoding IS1634 family transposase, whose translation MFLRMTKRIKDGKEHRYWSIVENHRIAGGRVAQKHVLYLGEINDSQMEAWWRSIEILENGKKTPRKISLFPEDRKVQSNDHDVIHVHVNQMRLHRPRQWGACWLALLLWDQLQLDRYWAGKLPESREGTRWLNVLKILVSYRLIQPGSEWRLHRDWYGKSAVGDLLGEEGEVVPYQNLYRCLDMLVKHKEGMFAFLKQRWQDLFNAGFDVLLYDLTSTYFECDPPHAGKRRYGYSRDKRSDCVQVVIALVVTPGGFPLCYEVMDGNTSDRTTLRQFLNRIESQYGKARRVWIMDRGIPTEEVLTEMRQSETPIYYLVGTPKGRLNKLEAQLLPLPWEKVRASLSVKLLKQDQELYVLACSTSRQAKERAMRRRRLKQYWNRLRELSGQKLDRDRLLMKIGAAKKDAGNAARLVELSLPALHQAVTSETFRFSLCKDKLRKVRKQEGQYLLRSNLTGEDPATLWKYYIQLVEVEQAFKTLKMDLSLRPIYHQKDERIEAHIFVAFLSYCLQVTLQQRLKALAPGLTVRSVLEKFAVIQLVDVHLPTTDGRELRLPRYTEPDKEHLLLLSRLDLKLPPQPRPELLDKKPKMTKLKMNV comes from the coding sequence ATGTTCCTGCGAATGACCAAACGCATCAAGGACGGCAAAGAACACCGCTACTGGAGCATCGTCGAGAATCACCGCATCGCCGGCGGCCGCGTTGCGCAGAAACATGTTCTATACCTTGGCGAGATCAATGACAGCCAGATGGAAGCCTGGTGGCGCTCGATTGAGATTTTGGAGAACGGCAAAAAGACACCCCGCAAGATCTCCCTGTTCCCCGAAGATCGAAAGGTACAGTCGAATGATCACGACGTGATTCACGTTCATGTGAATCAGATGCGACTGCATCGGCCGCGGCAATGGGGAGCCTGCTGGCTGGCCTTGCTTTTATGGGACCAGTTGCAACTGGATCGCTATTGGGCCGGGAAGCTGCCGGAGAGCCGCGAAGGGACTCGATGGTTGAACGTATTGAAGATTCTGGTCTCCTATCGGCTGATCCAACCCGGGAGTGAGTGGCGGTTGCACCGCGACTGGTACGGCAAGAGCGCCGTGGGGGACCTGCTTGGCGAGGAAGGAGAAGTCGTTCCCTATCAGAATCTCTATCGATGCCTGGATATGTTGGTGAAGCACAAAGAGGGAATGTTTGCCTTCCTGAAGCAGCGCTGGCAGGATCTGTTCAATGCGGGCTTTGATGTTCTGCTGTACGACCTGACCAGCACCTATTTTGAGTGCGATCCTCCGCACGCGGGGAAGAGACGTTACGGATATAGCCGCGATAAGCGCTCCGATTGCGTGCAGGTGGTCATTGCCCTGGTGGTGACACCGGGAGGCTTTCCGCTCTGTTACGAAGTGATGGATGGAAACACCAGCGATCGCACCACGCTGCGGCAGTTTCTCAACAGGATCGAAAGTCAGTATGGCAAAGCCCGCCGCGTGTGGATCATGGACCGTGGCATTCCGACGGAAGAAGTGCTGACGGAAATGCGGCAATCGGAAACCCCGATCTATTATCTGGTGGGAACACCGAAAGGACGGCTGAACAAGCTCGAAGCACAGCTACTGCCATTGCCTTGGGAAAAGGTGCGCGCCAGCTTGAGTGTCAAGCTGCTCAAGCAAGACCAGGAATTGTACGTGCTTGCGTGCAGTACGAGCCGGCAGGCGAAAGAGCGCGCCATGCGCCGCCGCCGACTGAAGCAATACTGGAACCGGCTCCGTGAACTTAGCGGCCAGAAATTGGATCGCGACCGGCTGCTGATGAAAATCGGAGCGGCCAAAAAGGATGCCGGCAATGCCGCCCGGTTAGTTGAACTATCATTGCCTGCGCTGCATCAAGCGGTCACATCGGAAACGTTTCGCTTCAGCTTGTGCAAAGACAAGCTCCGCAAGGTTCGCAAACAGGAAGGACAATACTTGCTGCGCTCGAATTTAACCGGTGAGGATCCAGCCACGTTATGGAAGTACTACATCCAACTCGTCGAGGTTGAACAGGCGTTCAAGACCCTCAAGATGGATCTTTCCTTACGTCCCATCTACCACCAGAAAGATGAAAGGATTGAAGCGCACATCTTCGTGGCCTTCCTTTCGTACTGCCTTCAAGTAACCTTGCAGCAGCGCTTGAAAGCCCTGGCTCCTGGTCTGACCGTGCGGTCGGTTCTGGAAAAGTTTGCGGTGATCCAATTGGTGGATGTTCATCTGCCGACGACGGATGGCAGAGAGCTGCGGTTGCCGAGATATACCGAACCGGACAAAGAGCACCTTCTGTTGCTCTCCAGATTGGACCTGAAACTACCTCCTCAGCCAAGGCCGGAACTCCTGGACAAGAAGCCCAAGATGACCAAGCTGAAGATGAACGTGTAG
- a CDS encoding energy transducer TonB codes for MFESLEGNGCRSVRERLLALLLSVFIHGLIIALMVVLPLLFFRLLPENDLLTILIAPPEPPPPLPPPIPHQNNSARLKAEYRANVSWTTQFSPDSVPKGIPAPGNELPMVEVALGIFGFGPGISGIAGPAGTGIFPSGIGLMSPPPPVPPPPAPRRMPQPVGGSVQESKLIRKVLPAYPDLARRAHVEDVVSLEVTVDEEGNVTDVKVVRGHPLLIEDAVRAVRQWKYSPTLLNGEPIPVVASVTVVFKLK; via the coding sequence ATGTTTGAATCTCTGGAAGGCAATGGCTGCCGGAGCGTCAGAGAGCGGCTGCTGGCGCTGCTGCTGTCGGTCTTCATCCACGGTCTGATCATCGCGCTGATGGTGGTGCTGCCGCTGCTGTTTTTCCGCCTGCTGCCGGAGAACGACCTGCTCACTATTCTCATCGCTCCGCCTGAGCCACCTCCGCCCCTGCCCCCTCCGATCCCGCATCAGAATAATTCCGCTCGCCTCAAGGCTGAGTACCGGGCAAATGTGTCCTGGACTACGCAGTTCTCCCCGGACAGTGTGCCGAAGGGCATTCCGGCGCCAGGCAATGAACTGCCCATGGTTGAGGTTGCGCTGGGAATTTTTGGATTCGGCCCGGGAATCTCAGGCATTGCTGGTCCGGCTGGAACGGGAATTTTCCCCAGCGGAATTGGGCTAATGTCTCCTCCACCACCGGTGCCTCCGCCGCCTGCGCCGCGACGCATGCCGCAACCGGTCGGCGGCTCGGTCCAGGAATCGAAGTTGATCAGGAAGGTGCTGCCCGCATACCCGGATCTGGCAAGAAGAGCCCACGTTGAAGACGTGGTTTCCCTCGAGGTTACCGTGGACGAGGAGGGGAATGTCACTGATGTGAAGGTGGTCCGGGGCCATCCACTGCTTATTGAAGATGCGGTGCGCGCCGTAAGGCAGTGGAAGTATTCCCCGACTCTGCTCAACGGCGAGCCGATCCCGGTGGTAGCCAGCGTTACCGTGGTTTTCAAGCTGAAGTAG
- a CDS encoding inorganic phosphate transporter, translating into MDSQLILIIAVIIVALGFDFLNGFHDAANSIATVVSTHVLSPRAAVLLAATCNFSAAFIVNDRVATTIGRDIVHQEFLDPYLVAFGLLGAIIWNVITWYCALPSSSSHALVGGFGGAAVAKAGLVALKPEGFIKVIPFIVIAPLVGLVLGRGMMLLINWFCRNSTPRRVDHIFRRGQLISASIFSFSHGMNDAQKTVGIIAALLISTHHLSAPLMGDSIDPPPWVIVACFSAIALGTYLGGWRIVKTLGMRLTKLQPIGGFCAETGGGVTIVFLSMLGIPLSTTHTITGAIVGAGSTRRRSAVRWGIARNIMWAWVLTIPCSALFGALLEYFLRPLIRA; encoded by the coding sequence ATGGACAGTCAATTAATACTCATCATCGCGGTGATCATCGTTGCTTTGGGATTTGATTTTCTCAATGGTTTCCACGATGCCGCCAATTCCATCGCGACCGTGGTTTCGACACACGTTTTGTCGCCGCGTGCCGCGGTCCTTCTGGCCGCCACGTGCAATTTTTCCGCCGCGTTTATCGTAAATGACAGAGTGGCCACTACCATCGGCCGGGACATCGTGCATCAAGAGTTTCTCGACCCGTATCTGGTGGCATTCGGCCTGCTGGGGGCGATTATCTGGAACGTCATCACCTGGTACTGCGCCTTGCCGTCAAGCTCGTCGCACGCGCTGGTCGGCGGTTTTGGCGGCGCCGCGGTGGCCAAGGCGGGTCTGGTCGCGCTCAAGCCGGAGGGCTTCATCAAGGTTATCCCCTTTATCGTGATCGCACCCCTGGTCGGGCTGGTTCTTGGCCGCGGGATGATGCTCCTGATCAATTGGTTCTGCCGTAATTCCACTCCACGCAGGGTGGATCACATCTTCCGGCGCGGGCAGCTCATCTCGGCTTCCATTTTCAGTTTCAGCCACGGGATGAATGACGCCCAGAAAACGGTGGGGATCATCGCGGCACTGCTGATCTCGACCCACCATTTATCGGCCCCCTTGATGGGTGATTCCATTGACCCTCCCCCATGGGTCATCGTCGCCTGTTTTTCCGCCATCGCATTAGGAACCTACCTGGGCGGTTGGCGCATCGTCAAAACCCTCGGGATGCGCTTGACCAAACTGCAGCCGATCGGAGGCTTCTGCGCCGAGACCGGTGGCGGTGTGACGATCGTTTTTCTTTCCATGCTCGGGATACCCCTCAGCACCACCCACACGATCACGGGGGCGATCGTGGGCGCCGGCTCCACGCGGCGTCGCTCCGCGGTGCGCTGGGGCATTGCCCGCAACATCATGTGGGCCTGGGTTCTGACCATACCCTGCTCGGCCCTGTTCGGAGCCCTGCTGGAGTATTTTCTGCGCCCCTTGATTCGTGCCTGA
- a CDS encoding ribonuclease H-like domain-containing protein: MIFDKFSHIAALRPRAEAGKPAGTPAEEDTHARLVRLPGAELRTTLHGCHLAVTCRFPSPGPCRIGPRAQRLLAPNPTSEVGDPSHWIFLDTETTGLSGGTGTYAFLVGLAWWDGDGFVVEQLFMRDHSEEASLLLDLSHRLVERDILVTFNGKSFDWPLLETRYRMTRAAAVERPAAHLDLLHPARQLWRLRLKSVALAELEKQVLQFERGPDIPSHSIPGRYFDFLRGGPEEPIIEVFRHNQMDLRGLAALAARITSLLEGPENSGGDAGELYGVSRMLHRHGEELLAQEGYQRALTCGLPQEADRMARRELALLARRHGDFDRATALWETLLDDSIDGIRAYEQLAIYYEHRAREPERAQALARSALTRLREAYLAGRLEAHQYRRWHAAFRHRLDRLQARLNKQS; the protein is encoded by the coding sequence ATGATCTTCGACAAGTTCTCCCACATTGCCGCGCTGCGCCCTCGCGCCGAGGCGGGAAAACCAGCCGGAACCCCAGCGGAAGAAGATACGCACGCGCGTCTGGTTCGCTTACCGGGTGCGGAACTGCGCACCACCCTCCATGGCTGCCATCTCGCCGTGACGTGCCGCTTTCCAAGCCCCGGACCTTGCCGGATCGGGCCGCGGGCCCAGCGCCTGCTGGCACCGAATCCGACATCAGAGGTCGGCGATCCAAGCCATTGGATCTTCCTTGACACGGAGACTACCGGTCTGTCGGGCGGCACAGGCACCTATGCGTTTCTGGTCGGCCTGGCGTGGTGGGACGGAGACGGCTTTGTCGTCGAGCAACTCTTCATGCGGGATCACAGCGAAGAGGCTTCGCTGTTGCTGGATCTCTCGCACCGGCTTGTTGAAAGGGACATACTGGTCACATTCAACGGCAAGAGTTTCGACTGGCCGTTGCTGGAAACTCGTTATCGCATGACACGCGCCGCCGCCGTCGAGAGGCCTGCCGCACATCTCGATCTGCTTCATCCGGCCCGGCAACTGTGGCGTTTGCGCCTGAAATCGGTGGCACTGGCGGAACTCGAAAAACAGGTGCTGCAGTTTGAACGCGGGCCCGACATCCCATCCCATTCGATTCCGGGAAGATATTTCGATTTCCTGCGCGGCGGCCCCGAAGAGCCGATCATCGAAGTCTTCCGTCATAATCAGATGGACCTGCGCGGTCTTGCCGCTTTGGCGGCGCGGATCACGAGTCTGCTCGAGGGGCCCGAAAACAGTGGCGGCGACGCAGGCGAGCTCTATGGCGTTTCCAGGATGCTCCACCGGCATGGAGAAGAGTTGCTGGCGCAGGAAGGGTATCAGCGCGCTTTGACCTGCGGCCTGCCGCAGGAAGCGGATCGCATGGCGCGGCGTGAGCTGGCGCTGCTGGCCAGGCGGCACGGCGACTTCGACCGGGCCACTGCGCTGTGGGAAACGCTGCTGGACGACTCAATCGACGGCATCCGGGCCTACGAGCAGCTTGCCATCTACTATGAGCACCGCGCGCGCGAGCCCGAGCGCGCACAGGCGCTGGCGCGTTCTGCTCTGACCCGGCTGCGCGAGGCTTACCTGGCGGGGCGCCTCGAGGCGCACCAATACAGGCGCTGGCACGCTGCCTTCCGCCATCGCCTCGACCGCCTCCAGGCCCGTCTCAACAAGCAGTCTTAG
- a CDS encoding MFS transporter — MWLTEATVVQKRALLAASLGWMLDSMDIMLYSIVLSYMMGDLGMTKATGGLMASLTLGASAFGGIFFGILADRIGRARAMMTSILIYSLFTAACGLSQNIYQLAFFRIFLGLGMGGEWACGAALVAETWPAQHRGKALGVMQSSWAIGYGLAAALAWVVLPRFGWRAVFFAGILPALAAFWIFLYVPEPEIWRRSRRQLGGSSPLAGLLALWRGEHRRDLIVTTAANAGTMFAWWGLFTWIPSFLSLPPDQGGTGLDISTTSKWVIFMQVGTWLGYVSFGYISDWLGRKWVYAGYIFVAAALVPLYAHTRDPVSLLLIGPLVGFFGTGYFSGFGAITAEIFPTSVRASAQGLTYNLGRGVSAAAPYFIGALSGGRGLGFAFFLAAGSFLFAGILALFIPETRNRELT; from the coding sequence ATGTGGTTGACTGAAGCCACCGTGGTCCAAAAGCGCGCTCTTCTGGCCGCTTCCCTGGGTTGGATGCTCGACAGCATGGACATCATGCTCTACTCCATAGTCCTGTCTTACATGATGGGAGACCTGGGCATGACGAAGGCAACCGGGGGGCTGATGGCCTCGCTCACGCTTGGAGCCTCTGCTTTCGGCGGCATTTTTTTCGGAATCCTCGCCGACCGCATCGGGCGCGCGCGCGCCATGATGACGAGCATCCTGATCTATTCGCTGTTCACGGCGGCGTGCGGCTTGTCCCAAAATATCTATCAACTGGCTTTCTTCCGGATCTTTCTCGGGCTGGGCATGGGAGGGGAATGGGCATGCGGCGCCGCGTTGGTTGCAGAGACCTGGCCGGCTCAGCATCGCGGCAAGGCGCTCGGCGTCATGCAGAGCTCCTGGGCCATCGGCTACGGATTGGCGGCGGCACTCGCGTGGGTTGTGCTGCCCCGGTTCGGCTGGCGCGCGGTCTTTTTCGCGGGGATCCTGCCCGCATTGGCGGCATTCTGGATCTTTCTTTATGTGCCCGAGCCCGAAATCTGGCGACGATCCCGGAGACAACTGGGGGGCTCTTCGCCTTTGGCTGGGCTCCTCGCCCTTTGGCGCGGTGAGCACCGGCGAGATCTGATTGTTACTACGGCTGCCAATGCCGGCACCATGTTCGCTTGGTGGGGGCTATTCACATGGATTCCATCCTTCCTGTCGCTCCCCCCCGATCAGGGTGGCACGGGTCTGGACATCAGCACCACCTCGAAATGGGTCATTTTCATGCAGGTGGGGACGTGGCTGGGGTACGTTTCATTTGGCTATATCAGCGATTGGCTCGGACGCAAGTGGGTTTACGCAGGCTACATTTTCGTAGCTGCGGCGCTCGTCCCGCTTTACGCCCACACCCGTGACCCGGTCTCACTGCTGTTGATCGGCCCGCTCGTCGGCTTCTTCGGCACCGGATATTTCAGCGGCTTCGGCGCGATCACGGCTGAGATCTTTCCCACTTCAGTGCGGGCCAGCGCCCAGGGGCTGACCTACAATCTCGGCAGGGGCGTCAGTGCTGCGGCGCCTTATTTCATCGGCGCATTGAGCGGCGGGCGCGGGCTGGGCTTCGCCTTTTTCCTTGCTGCAGGCTCTTTCCTCTTTGCCGGCATACTGGCGCTGTTTATTCCCGAAACCCGCAACCGCGAACTGACCTGA